One window of the Nicotiana tabacum cultivar K326 chromosome 4, ASM71507v2, whole genome shotgun sequence genome contains the following:
- the LOC107822371 gene encoding small ribosomal subunit protein bS21c-like, which yields MALFLSPSSLNPSLSSPDNQHCTTNSLPKPAQLTTGHAVPSNLPSLSTISSPTTPITPLLKLHKDNSPHSSSDHLFPSLSFSNILFFKSAYNVQVIAGENEPEEKLIGRFRREVLRAGVIQESKRRRFFESTQEKKKRKSREAAKRNSKRRHQPKAPLWDTRDTLKDEGYKSDEDSWDLIDVEVPYT from the exons ATGGCCCTTTTTCTGTCACCATCTTCCTTAAACCCTTCGCTTTCTTCTCCCGACAACCAACATTGTACTACAAACTCCCTTCCCAAACCTGCGCAACTCACTACTGGTCATGCCGTCCCTTCCAATCTTCCATCTCTCTCGACCATATCGTCACCTACAACCCCAATAACTCCATTACTAAAACTGCACAAAGACAACTCTCCTCACTCTTCTTCCGACCATCTGTTTCCTTCACTTTCTTTTTCCAATATTCTCTTCTTTAAATCAGCGTATAATGTTCAGGTTATAGCTGGGGAGAACGAGCCGGAAGAGAAGCTCATCGGCCGCTTTCGTAGAGAGGTTCTCAGGGCTGGAGTTATCCAAGAGAGTAAGCGCCGAAGATTCTTCGAATCCACTCAGGAAAAGAAGAAACGCAAGTCTCGTGAAGCTGCTAAACGAAACAGCAAAAG AAGGCATCAACCGAAAGCTCCACTATGGGATACACGGGACACTTTGAAGGATGAGGGGTATAAGTCCGATGAAGATAGCTGGGACCTCATTGATGTGGAAGTACCCTATACTTAA